In Candidatus Acidiferrales bacterium, a genomic segment contains:
- a CDS encoding NAD(+)/NADH kinase, which translates to MAIRRVGIISKPKKEDVQAVVPGLLGWLRQHAVEIVYDRETAAAIGSPESGAPREKIPEGADLMIVLGGDGTLLATARLLAGRPTPILAVNLGSLGFLTGVTLEDLYPLLELVLAGKQSLDTRKMLLVELKRNGQSVARYRALNDAVLNKAALARIMDFDVSIDGEFIARFKGDGLIISTPTGSTAYSLAAGGPILFPAVDAFVITPICPHTLTNRPLVIPDTCQVEVVVKAGQDVAYLTVDGQVGVDVRGEDRVTVSRSDSVIHLIRPPERGYFEVLRSKLKWGGR; encoded by the coding sequence ATGGCCATCCGGCGCGTCGGAATCATTTCCAAGCCGAAGAAAGAAGACGTGCAGGCAGTCGTCCCGGGGCTGCTTGGCTGGCTCAGACAACACGCGGTTGAGATCGTTTACGACCGAGAAACCGCCGCCGCCATCGGTTCGCCGGAGAGTGGCGCTCCGCGCGAGAAAATCCCGGAGGGCGCTGACTTGATGATTGTGCTCGGCGGCGATGGGACGCTCCTGGCCACGGCCCGACTGCTGGCGGGACGCCCCACGCCTATCCTGGCGGTCAACCTCGGCAGCCTCGGGTTTCTTACCGGAGTCACCCTGGAGGACTTGTATCCGCTGCTCGAACTTGTCCTGGCCGGCAAGCAAAGCCTGGATACGAGAAAAATGTTGTTGGTCGAACTCAAACGCAATGGCCAGTCAGTTGCGCGCTACCGGGCGCTGAATGACGCTGTGCTCAACAAGGCGGCGCTGGCGCGCATTATGGATTTCGACGTTTCTATTGACGGAGAATTCATCGCTCGCTTCAAAGGGGACGGCCTCATTATTTCGACGCCCACCGGCTCCACCGCTTATTCGCTGGCCGCCGGCGGGCCCATTCTGTTTCCAGCGGTGGACGCTTTCGTGATCACCCCGATTTGTCCTCACACTTTAACGAATCGTCCCCTGGTCATTCCGGACACCTGTCAGGTGGAGGTGGTGGTGAAGGCAGGGCAGGATGTCGCCTACCTGACCGTGGACGGACAGGTTGGCGTGGATGTGCGCGGCGAAGACCGCGTCACGGTCAGCCGTTCGGACAGCGTCATCCATCTGATCCGGCCTCCCGAACGGGGCTATTTTGAAGTGCTTCGCAGCAAGTTGAAGTGGGGCGGCCGATGA
- the lysA gene encoding diaminopimelate decarboxylase, with protein MLSYPSFHYRQNLLCCEGVPVPKITRETGTPAYVYSASAMESAYRRLHSALEGVPHKICYSVKSNSNQSVLRLFARLGAGFDVVSGGELYRLRRIGVGGERIVFSGVGKTPEEIIEALRHRVLLLNVESEAELQEVARQARRLRIRARVGIRVNPDVEATTHPHISTGTRAHKFGIPWQAVPRICRAISGNRWIRPCGLSFHIGSQILALDPFRRALRRMRALFEELCPGAFSLQYLDVGGGLGIPYGSEKPPAIEAYARVLREGLAGIGCLLLLEPGRILVGPAGILVTSALLTKENQGKRFVVVDAGMNDFLRPALYGVPHRILPVRRSRRQARRQEGKLASDAEVVGPVCETGDSFGTHRVGDVQPGDLLAIADTGAYGFCFSSNYNSRLRPVEVLVEGRRFRRIRRRESREDLIRGES; from the coding sequence GTGCTTTCTTATCCCTCCTTCCATTACCGGCAGAACCTCTTGTGCTGCGAAGGGGTGCCGGTCCCCAAGATCACAAGAGAAACGGGAACACCGGCGTACGTTTACTCCGCGTCGGCGATGGAAAGCGCCTACCGACGGCTGCACTCGGCGCTCGAAGGCGTGCCGCACAAGATTTGCTACTCCGTGAAAAGCAATTCCAATCAGAGCGTGTTGCGGCTCTTTGCCCGCCTCGGGGCGGGGTTCGATGTTGTCTCCGGCGGGGAACTCTACCGGCTCCGCCGGATTGGCGTTGGCGGCGAGCGCATTGTCTTTTCCGGCGTGGGAAAGACGCCGGAGGAGATTATCGAGGCGTTGCGTCATCGAGTGCTTCTCCTCAACGTTGAGTCGGAAGCGGAGCTGCAAGAGGTGGCGCGCCAAGCTCGGCGCCTGCGCATCCGGGCTCGGGTAGGAATCCGCGTAAATCCTGACGTCGAAGCGACCACCCACCCGCATATCTCCACCGGGACTCGTGCCCACAAATTTGGCATTCCCTGGCAAGCGGTGCCGAGGATTTGCCGGGCGATCTCGGGCAACCGCTGGATTCGCCCCTGCGGCCTCAGTTTCCACATCGGTTCCCAAATTCTCGCGCTCGATCCATTCCGGCGCGCGTTGCGGCGCATGCGAGCGTTGTTCGAGGAGCTGTGCCCCGGCGCATTCTCGCTTCAATATCTCGATGTCGGAGGTGGGCTCGGCATTCCATATGGTTCGGAAAAACCTCCCGCCATCGAAGCCTACGCAAGAGTTTTGCGCGAGGGGCTGGCGGGGATCGGTTGCCTTCTTCTTTTGGAGCCCGGAAGAATCTTGGTCGGGCCCGCCGGCATTCTGGTTACAAGCGCGCTCCTGACAAAAGAAAATCAGGGGAAGAGATTTGTTGTGGTCGATGCCGGGATGAATGATTTCCTGCGCCCGGCGCTCTACGGGGTGCCCCACCGCATCTTGCCCGTCCGGCGCTCCCGGCGGCAAGCCCGCCGGCAAGAAGGCAAGTTGGCAAGCGACGCCGAAGTAGTGGGGCCGGTTTGCGAGACGGGAGATTCCTTCGGGACTCACCGCGTAGGTGACGTCCAGCCGGGAGACCTGCTGGCCATTGCCGATACCGGTGCCTACGGCTTTTGCTTCTCTTCGAACTACAACTCACGCCTTCGGCCGGTCGAAGTTCTCGTCGAGGGAAGGCGCTTTCGCCGCATCCGGCGGCGGGAGAGTCGAGAGGACCTGATTCGCGGCGAGAGTTGA
- a CDS encoding SpoIIE family protein phosphatase: MASTENNIIALESQAEILQTLAQIAEQLNATLDLDEILRRVADLIKKVMDYEIFAIMLVNERTQRLRFRFAIGHREEVVKNWQVPLGQGITGTAALTRQAVLVPDVTLDPRYINALDSVRSELAIPLLLKGRCIGVLDIQSVRLNYFTEEQRNILSLLASRIAIAIENARLYRKAVRQARTLSVLNEISREISSILNLEELLKKVADLLKRLVDYYYFSILLWDERDQVLRHRISVKRDEQLRDKRERPLGQGIVGITAATRQPISVPDVHKDPRYIAVNPETNSEMAIPLVLKDRLIGVMDLESPEKDAFTEDHRNTLMTLAGQLAVAIENARLYEKVARDEARLERDLEMAREMQSALLPQTPPSVRGLHVGVGYEPARTLGGDLYDFLEYPDGALGIAVGDVSGKGTAAALSGAQAIGILRSLGRRRYAPHEMLRLMNDALCRKKIEAHFISLCYAVWDPRRRELRLSNAGLPYPLIYQRGKVEHIRVAGVPLGLMDATQYEERAMKLFPGDVVVIYSDGVVESTNRRRGEFGQDRLKRIIAENRRLGAGKVAEMILASVGRFARRVMPQDDRALVVLKHFKE; encoded by the coding sequence ATGGCAAGCACGGAAAACAACATCATCGCTCTTGAGAGTCAAGCCGAAATCCTCCAGACCCTCGCCCAGATAGCTGAGCAATTGAATGCCACTCTCGATCTCGATGAAATTCTCCGTCGCGTCGCCGACCTCATCAAGAAGGTCATGGACTATGAGATTTTTGCCATCATGCTGGTCAACGAGCGGACGCAGAGGCTCCGCTTCCGGTTTGCCATCGGCCATCGTGAGGAGGTCGTCAAGAATTGGCAGGTACCTCTGGGGCAGGGGATCACGGGCACGGCCGCGCTGACCCGCCAGGCGGTGCTGGTGCCGGACGTCACCCTGGACCCTCGCTACATCAACGCGCTTGATTCCGTCCGGTCGGAGCTGGCCATCCCCTTGCTCTTGAAAGGGCGGTGCATTGGCGTGCTTGACATCCAGAGCGTTCGCCTGAACTACTTCACGGAAGAGCAGCGAAACATCCTGAGTCTTCTGGCGAGCCGGATCGCGATCGCCATCGAAAACGCCCGGCTCTATCGCAAGGCAGTGCGGCAGGCGCGGACGCTCAGCGTGTTGAACGAAATCAGCCGGGAGATCAGCTCCATCCTGAACCTGGAAGAGTTGCTCAAGAAGGTTGCCGACCTCTTGAAGCGCCTGGTGGACTACTATTACTTTTCGATTCTGTTGTGGGATGAGCGCGACCAGGTGCTGCGTCACCGCATTTCAGTCAAGCGGGACGAACAGCTTCGAGACAAGCGGGAACGCCCGCTGGGGCAGGGAATTGTGGGCATCACTGCCGCCACGCGCCAGCCCATCAGCGTGCCGGACGTCCACAAGGACCCGCGGTACATTGCTGTTAATCCGGAGACAAATTCGGAGATGGCGATTCCGCTGGTGCTCAAAGACAGGCTCATCGGAGTCATGGATCTGGAAAGTCCGGAGAAGGACGCGTTTACGGAAGATCACCGGAACACGCTCATGACTCTGGCCGGACAACTGGCGGTGGCGATCGAAAACGCCCGGCTCTACGAAAAGGTGGCGCGCGACGAGGCGCGGTTGGAACGGGACCTGGAGATGGCGCGCGAAATGCAGTCGGCCTTGCTTCCTCAGACGCCTCCTTCGGTCCGTGGCCTCCATGTGGGAGTGGGGTATGAGCCGGCACGGACGCTGGGTGGCGATCTCTATGATTTCCTGGAGTACCCGGACGGCGCCCTGGGCATCGCGGTCGGAGACGTCAGCGGGAAAGGCACGGCTGCGGCATTGAGCGGAGCTCAGGCGATCGGTATTCTGCGCAGCCTGGGCCGTCGCCGTTACGCCCCGCATGAAATGCTCCGGCTGATGAATGATGCCCTTTGCCGGAAGAAGATCGAGGCTCACTTCATCAGCCTTTGCTATGCGGTCTGGGATCCGCGCCGCCGGGAGCTAAGGCTTTCCAACGCCGGCTTGCCTTACCCTTTGATCTACCAGCGGGGCAAGGTCGAACACATCCGGGTGGCCGGGGTGCCGCTTGGGTTGATGGATGCTACCCAATACGAAGAGCGGGCGATGAAGCTCTTTCCGGGGGACGTGGTGGTGATTTATTCCGACGGCGTGGTGGAAAGCACCAACCGGCGCCGGGGCGAGTTTGGTCAGGATCGGCTGAAGCGGATCATCGCGGAGAACAGGCGGCTCGGCGCCGGCAAGGTAGCGGAAATGATCCTCGCCAGCGTGGGGCGCTTTGCCCGGCGAGTGATGCCACAAGACGATCGCGCCCTCGTCGTGCTGAAACATTTTAAAGAGTAG